From Coffea arabica cultivar ET-39 chromosome 2e, Coffea Arabica ET-39 HiFi, whole genome shotgun sequence, the proteins below share one genomic window:
- the LOC113730995 gene encoding sinapine esterase yields MASSSSALPTTISFSVTFLILLSSLETASGCFTSIFAFGDSLADTGNYATIYPPIFHLSNGTLYCGLPPYGETYFHHPTGRCSDGRLIIDFIAEYYGLPPVPPYLMGAKHRSNSRFEAGLNFAVAGATALDVPFYGEKGISSTLANISMSTQLRWFKGLLRSLCYSSSCSEVFKSSLFLMGFGGNDYGKAFLQGKSLEETKSLVPLVISATRSAINELIDLGVVNIMVNGLLPDGCSPAMLTYFKSSNKEDYDTATGCLSWLNDFSNYHNELLQEELNRVRANHPDAFILYADYFNPLMQLFRSPEQNGFGGRSLMACCGDGGPPYNYNFTAQCGEPASTACARPSLYISWDGIHLTEAAYRFMAKGLLEGPCTTPTINTLCTSMKKDFGFASAMTSQL; encoded by the exons ATGGCTTCATCGTCTTCAGCTCTTCCGACAACCATCTCGTTTTCAGTCACCTTTCTCATATTATTGTCCTCACTGGAAACTGCCTCCGGCTGTTTCACGTCAATCTTTGCCTTCGGCGATTCACTGGCTGACACTGGAAATTATGCGACCATTTACCCGCCTATATTTCATTTGAGCAACGGAACACTCTACTGCGGCTTACCTCCTTATGGAGAGACCTATTTTCATCACCCAACAGGTCGATGCTCCGATGGTCGGCTAATAATCGATTTCATAG CTGAATACTATGGACTTCCACCGGTTCCACCGTATCTTATGGGCGCGAAACATCGAAGCAACTCAAGGTTTGAAGCCGGTCTGAACTTTGCAGTTGCAGGAGCTACAGCACTTGACGTCCCATTTTATGGAGAAAAAGGAATTTCTTCTACTTTGGCTAATATCTCTATGAGTACCCAACTCAGGTGGTTCAAAGGGCTACTGCGATCTCTTTGCTATTCCTCAA GCTGTAGCGAAGTTTTCAAAAGCTCACTCTTTCTTATGGGATTCGGTGGCAACGATTATGGCAAAGCATTTCTGCAAGGAAAAAGCTTGGAGGAGACAAAATCCTTGGTTCCTTTGGTTATTAGTGCCACTAGGTCTGCCATTAAC GAATTGATAGACCTGGGAGTGGTAAACATAATGGTGAATGGTCTATTGCCTGATGGATGCTCGCCAGCGATGTTAACATATTTCAAGAGTTCAAACAAAGAAGATTATGATACAGCAACAGGCTGCCTGAGTTGGTTGAACGATTTTTCCAATTATCACAATGAACTACTTCAAGAAGAGCTGAATCGAGTTCGAGCAAATCACCCAGATGCATTTATATTGTATGCCGATTATTTCAATCCTCTGATGCAGCTTTTTCGTTCTCCGGAACAAAACG GTTTCGGAGGAAGATCGCTTATGGCCTGTTGCGGAGATGGAGGTCCCCCTTACAATTATAATTTTACAGCGCAATGTGGAGAACCAGCGTCTACTGCTTGTGCTCGGCCTTCTCTATATATCAGTTGGGATGGCATTCACCTTACAGAAGCCGCATATAGATTTATGGCCAAAGGTTTACTTGAGGGGCCTTGTACTACTCCTACAATCAATACTTTGTGCACGTCCATGAAGAAGGATTTCGGATTTGCGTCAGCTATGACTAGCCAATTATGA
- the LOC140036105 gene encoding uncharacterized protein: protein MEDFGVNQVGEEDAERPFNRLPDGLILFHIFDKIPEAQFLFCCSMVSKRFSGLVFQSKTVSVKIPLQIPDQQWTDPTDPVIPADYVLNLATEFLVKFTSVESLRIEFHCPGGGGRSSDVCSSTCNEPLVKWKIDLGSASFIMLFAESLNNDDVVVEEVDDRIGDEELDVIRGCVFNHLNDAFLRLALMKTLTHLLPESLRNVEVKDSKKQGGLVSFDGSEVIDVKMIKRCKIRDLVAERGAVKYWHKSLVKLPLSGSVMKGVCVIRYREMWDDGECDDLLAASAAFQGGGEEKVYGEAARQFLTMKNISSGILGYV from the coding sequence ATGGAGGATTTTGGCGTTAATCAAGTAGGTGAAGAGGATGCTGAACGTCCCTTCAATCGCTTACCAGATGGGCTAATTCTGTTCCACATTTTTGATAAAATCCCAGAAGCCCAGTTCCTTTTCTGTTGTTCAATGGTCTCTAAGCGTTTTTCAGGTCTTGTTTTCCAATCCAAGACTGTTTCCGTCAAAATCCCACTTCAGATTCCCGACCAGCAGTGGACCGATCCAACAGACCCTGTCATTCCTGCAGATTATGTGCTGAACCTTGCTACCGAATTTCTTGTGAAATTCACTTCCGTGGAATCCCTCCGCATTGAATTCCACTGTCCTGGAGGCGGTGGGAGGAGCTCCGACGTCTGCTCCAGTACTTGTAATGAGCCGCTCGTTAAGTGGAAGATCGACTTGGGATCTGCTAGCTTTATCATGCTGTTTGCAGAGAGTCTTAACAATGACGATGTTGTTGTTGAAGAAGTTGACGATAGAATCGGAGATGAGGAATTAGACGTCATTAGGGGGTGCGTCTTCAATCATCTCAACGATGCATTCTTGAGGTTGGCACTGATGAAAACGTTGACTCACTTGTTACCAGAATCCCTACGAAATGTTGAGGTCAAAGACTCAAAGAAGCAAGGTGGGCTTGTTAGTTTTGATGGGAGTGAGGTGATTGACGTAAAGATGATCAAAAGATGTAAGATTAGAGATTTAGTCGCCGAAAGGGGAGCTGTTAAATACTGGCATAAATCACTTGTTAAATTGCCGTTGTCTGGATCTGTGATGAAGGGGGTTTGTGTTATACGGTACAGAGAAATGTGGGATGATGGCGAATGTGATGATCTGTTGGCAGCCAGCGCAGCTTTTCAAGGGGGTGGAGAAGAAAAGGTTTATGGTGAAGCTGCAAGACAGTTTCTGACCATGAAGAACATTAGCAGCGGAATTCTGGGATACGTTTGA
- the LOC140036106 gene encoding F-box protein At4g18380-like, whose translation MPSPAAAAEEDGQDPFKRLPDDLLISHIFDKISEAKSLCWCSLVSKHFYSLVYLTRKVFLKIPLQVSDDGGLDQFRDFTRRFSLAGKKGVHIVTIPFEFFVHGHGSRPPSSPTPTASENQFLSHPSTKCLWKFNSIKSLQVEFHCCGSRNEQQPVVKWKIDRKSAKYILILAPPTSPGPADPAAAEIGSLMKVQFGCHLDIACLTFSLMESLLPFLPESLQHVIFTDSEKRGRLDLGESELVLMRRTNIPTNTRTTNPKDQGDEESIGFWFAPSLKLPVLSSGSSYMIMITLLKRKRNADQVGNSACNFQRVKQAFEGEEEVLIEDVIEMLRDVDF comes from the coding sequence ATGCCATCACCAGCAGCAGCCGCAGAAGAAGATGGTCAAGATCCCTTCAAACGCTTACCAGATGATCTGTTGATATCCCAcatatttgacaaaatttcagAGGCCAAGTCCCTGTGCTGGTGTTCACTTGTCTCCAAGCATTTCTATTCTCTAGTTTACCTAACCCGAAAGGTTTTCTTGAAAATACCTCTCCAGGTCTCAGATGATGGTGGACTCGATCAATTCAGGGACTTCACCCGTCGTTTTTCTTTAGCTGGAAAAAAAGGCGTCCACATTGTCACCATTCCCTTCGAGTTCTTCGTTCATGGCCACGGATCTCGTCCGCCGTCCTCTCCTACTCCTACAGCCTCTGAAAATCAATTCTTGTCTCATCCGTCAACCAAATGTCTCTGGAaattcaactccatcaaatctcTCCAAGTGGAGTTTCATTGTTGCGGTTCACGGAATGAGCAGCAGCCAGTGGTCAAGTGGAAGATTGACAGAAAATCAGCTAAATATATACTAATCCTGGCCCCCCCAACGAGCCCTGGCCCAGCCGATCCTGCCGCTGCTGAAATTGGGTCCCTTATGAAGGTTCAATTTGGCTGTCATCTGGATATTGCTTGCTTAACGTTTTCACTGATGGAATCCCTTCTTCCCTTTTTACCAGAATCCCTTCAGCATGTTATATTCACAGATTCAGAGAAGCGAGGTAGGCTTGATCTTGGAGAAAGTGAACTTGTTCTGATGAGGAGGACTAATATTCCAACGAATACAAGAACTACAAATCCTAAGGATCAAGGAGATGAGGAAAGCATTGGATTCTGGTTTGCACCTTCGCTGAAACTGCCAGTGCTGTCAAGCGGCAGCTCATATATGATCATGATTACTCTTCTCAAGCGCAAAAGAAATGCTGATCAAGTAGGAAATTCTGCTTGTAATTTCCAGAGAGTAAAACAAGCTTTTGAAGGTGAAGAAGAGGTTCTTATCGAAGATGTAATAGAAATGCTCAGGGACGTtgatttctga
- the LOC113728570 gene encoding uncharacterized protein: MCPLVQEETAEQVNMAGHAPAPRKPYDPYSSTYNPGWRDHPNLSYGGNRQSNFVPNRQQGHLQQYHHRPPPPPPLSNSSSSMEEMMKQLLANQQKTDSDLQSMRNQLGQVQSLQNQMNQMAITINRLESQVQGKLPSQPEANPKNVSAMTLRSGKEFQGPEPVIPKDKDEERIEKELEEEGTDNKNAKVPSNPIPTTKTNPPPFPSRLEKPKKQDKEKEVLEIFRKVEINIPLLDAIKQVPRYAKFLRDLCANRKRLKGDERVIVGENVSAILQRKLPPKCGDPGMFTIPCRIGNTLIGKAMLDLGASINVMPKSIYASLNLGPLKETGIIIQLADRTNAYPDGLIEDVLVKINELVFPADFYVLDMEDEHSRDPSPLLLGRPFLSTARTKIDVNKGTLSMKFDGEIVHFNIFETMKYPSDSNIGSVFSVNVIDHAIQEIFKI; this comes from the coding sequence ATGTGTCCAttggttcaagaagaaactgctgaacaggtgaacatggctggCCACGCGCCCGCGCCAAGAAAGCCGTACGACCCATACTCAAGTACCTACAATCCTGGTTGGAGGGATCACCCCAACCTTAGTTATGGAGGAAATAGGCAGTCTAACTTTGTGCCAAATAGACAGCAAGGACACCTACAGCAGTACCATCAtcgcccaccaccaccaccaccactttCAAACTCAAGTTCGTCCATGGAAGAGATGATGAAGCAATTACTTGCTAATCAACAAAAGACGGATTCAGACTTGCAAAGTATGAGGAATCAACTGGGACAGGTGCAATCAttgcaaaatcaaatgaatcaaatggCTATAACAATCAACCGGTTGGAGTCCCAAGTTCAAGGAAAGTTGCCATCTCAACCTGAGGCAAATCCAAAGAATGTAAGCGCAATGACCTTAAGGAGTGGCAAGGAATTTCAAGGACCCGAACCGGTGATTCCTAAAGACAAGGACGAGGAACGGATTGAGAAAGAATTGGAAGAGGAGGGCACagacaacaaaaatgcaaaggTACCCTCGAACCCAATTCCTACAACTAAAACTAATCCACCTCCCTTTCCTAGCAGGTTAGAGAAACCAAAGAAGCAAGACAAGGAAAAAGAGGTATTGGAGATCTTTCGCAAGGTGGAGATCAACATACCCCTGCTGGATGCGATTAAACAAGTACCCAGGTACGCAAAATTTTTGAGGGACCTGTGTGCCAACCGCAAGCGGTTGAAGGGGGATGAACGAGTTATAGTTGGGGAGAATGTTTCAGCAATTCTACAAAGGAAACTTCCACCAAAATGcggagatccaggtatgtttactattccTTGTAGGATAGGTAATACTTTGATTGGAAAGGCCATGTTAGACCTGGGAGCCTCAATTAATGTCATGCCAAAGTCCATTTATGCTTCCTTAAACTTAGGCCCTTTGAAAGAGACTGGGATAATAATCCAATTAGCTGACAGGACCAATGCATACCCTGACGGGTTGattgaagatgttttggtaaaaattaacGAATTGGTTTTTCcagctgatttttatgtgctcGACATGGAGGATGAACACTCCCGTGATCCGTCACCTTTGTTGTTAGGTAGACCCTTTTTGAGCACAGCCCGaaccaaaattgatgttaataagggtactTTGTCTATGAAATTTGATGGTGAGATTGTTCACTTTAACATCTTTGAGACCATGAAATATCCATCCGATTCAAATATTGGCTCTGTTTTCTCGGTAAATGTTATTGACCATGCTATACAggagatttttaaaatttaa